One Euwallacea similis isolate ESF13 chromosome 26, ESF131.1, whole genome shotgun sequence genomic window carries:
- the Sld5 gene encoding DNA replication complex GINS protein SLD5, which produces MVHKMDLNSENFTFEEEDEDDLSLEQVIQLTEEAWLNEKFAPEILPHKSEIIDLLLGQISYMEERLQQLQSTDFKKAIHQMEVDRLRFLVTSYLRLRLEKIETFCTHTLQQERYRADKGEDMYLSQNELEFAQEHEQSMKDHLESVMSFCPNVMDTETPEVSPNIHSMVFLKSKRDIEGVAIDDGNGENNDLIDLTSGSQVLISYNSVAKLVKDGDVHLI; this is translated from the exons ATGGTCCATAAAATGGACCTGAACAGTGAAAATTTTACCTTCGAAGAGGAAGATGAG GATGATCTCTCCCTGGAGCAGGTGATTCAGCTCACAGAAGAGGCCTGGCTCAACGAGAAATTCGCTCCAGAAATCCTCCCACATAAGTCTGAAATCATTGATCTGCTTCTTGGGCAGATCAGCTACATGGAAGAGCGACTGCAGCAGCTTCAGAGCACAGACTTCAAGAAAGCCATTCACCAAATGGAAGTAGACAG ATTGAGGTTTTTAGTAACAAGTTATTTACGATTGCGGTTGGAGAAAATTGAAACCTTTTGCACACATACCTTGCAGCAGGAACGGTACAGGGCCGATAAAGGTGAAGATATGTATTTGAGTCAGAATGAGCTGGAATTTGCCCAGGAACATGAGCAAA gtATGAAAGATCACTTGGAGTCCGTAATGAGCTTTTGTCCCAATGTAATGGATACAGAAACTCCAGAAGTCTCTCCAAATATACACAGCATGGTGTTCTTGAAGTCAAAAAGAGATATTGAAGGCGTCGCAATCGATGATGGCAATGGCGAAAATAACGATTTAATCGATTTAACTAGTGGCTCCCAAGTTTTGATAAGTTATAATAGCGTTGCAAAATTGGTTAAAGACGGAGATGTACAtcttatttaa